The genomic stretch TATGTTTAAATAAAGATTTGAAATTAACAAAATCAAAATATAAACTTTTAAAAAGAACAGTAAAAGAGAAACTAATAAAAATTACCTTAAATGATGGAACTGAACTTATTGCAACAAAAGAGCATCCAATTTTGGTCTATAGGGATAAGTTAATATTTGTTCCTTCTGGAGAGTTGAAAGAAAATGAACAAGTAGTAACACTTAATTATGGAGAGGTTTATATCCAAAAAATTAAAAAAATTGAAGAAATTGATTATGAAGGAGAGGTTTATGATTTAACAGTTGAGAAATACCACAACTTTATAGCCAATGGTGTAGTTGTGCATAACTGCTCATACCCAAGGACATCTTCCCAAAAATTACCAAAGGATAAAAACTATTTAGAGAATATTTTAAATACTTTAAAGAATCATCCAATTTATGGAAAATGGGTTAAAGAGATTTTAACTAAGGGAGATTTAAAGCCAGTTGAAGGTAAAAAAGAGGATCCTGCTCATCCTGCAATACATGTTGTAGATATTCCAAAAGATGAAGAATTATCAGAAAAAGAAAAAAAGATTTACGATTTAATTGCAAGAAGAACATTAAGTGCCTTTTGGGATAATGCAGAGAGGGAATATTTAAATATAAAAATTAACATAAATGGAGAGATTTTTAAACTATCTGGTTCAAGAACATTAAAAGAAGGTTGGCATGAAATTTATTACTTCCCAAAATTTGATGAGTGTGAGTTGCCAAAGTTAAATAAGGGAGATTTAATACCTATTCAAAAAATAACTATAACTAAAAAAGAAACTCAACCACCTAAAAGATACACTGTTGCAAGTATAATTAAGGAATTGGAGAAAAGAAAGTTAGGAACTAAGGCAACGAGGGCGGAAATCGTTGAGAAATTAATAAAAAGAGGGTATGTTATTGATGATGGCTCATTAAAAGTAACTGACTTGGGAATTTCAGTCGTTGAAACTTTAAAAAAGTTCTGTCCAGAAATTATTGACGAAAAAATGACGAGAGATTTAGAAGAGAAGTTAGAAAAAATACAGTTTAGAAAGATTAAAAAAGATGAAGTTTTGGATGAGGCAGAACAAAAATTAAGAAAAATTTTAGAAGAATTTAAAAAGAAAGAAAAAGATGTAGGAATGTTCCTTATAAAAAAGTTAGATTCTAATAATTCCTCAAACACAGAAAAAAATAAAAATGAAAGTAAAAAAGTTGTTGGAAAATGCCCTATGTGTGGTGGAGATTTAATTTTAAAGAAAGGTAGATATGGAGAATTTTACGGCTGTTCCAATTATCCTAAGTGCAAATATACTGAATCAATAAATAAAGAGGTTATAAAGAAATGTCCTAAATGTGGAGGAGAGTTAATAATTAGAGAAGGAAAGTATGGAAAGTTTTTAGGATGTTCAAATTATCCAAAGTGTAAATATACAGAAAAATTAAATAAAAAGGTGGATAAAACATGATTCCGAAATTGTATGTTGATTTTGGAGGTTATTCAGCAATAGAAAAAGGAAATTTAATAATTCCAAGAGAGAATATCTTAAATAAAGAAGATTTTGATAAAATAGAAATTGGAGAGGTAGTTGATATATATTCAAAGAGAGGGAAATTTTTAGGAAGAGGTTTTAAAAATCCAAGAGAAGTTAGAATAATGACACTAAAAAAAGAAAATTTGGATGAAAACTACATAAGAGAGAAAATAATTAAGGCTAATGAATATAGAGTAAATTTTTTAGGATTTAAAGACACTTATAGGATGGTTTATACTCAATCAGATTGGTTAAATGGTTTGGTTATTGACAAATATAATGATATTGCAACAGTTCAAATATTCAACTACGGTATTGAAAAAATGAAAGATGTAATTGTAGAGACACTTTTAGATTTAGGGATAGATAGTATTTATGAAAAAAGTTCTGGAAGAAATAGGAAAAGAGCAGGATTGCCAGAGGTTGAGGGTATATTAGTTGGAAAGAAAACAGAGACAATTATTAAAGAAGGGGATGCAAAATTTAAAGTTACCTTTGATGGACAAAAAACAGGCTTTTTCTTAGACCAAAGAGAGAATAGATTGGCTATAGAGAAATTTATAAAAGAAGGAGATAGAGTTTTAGATGTCTGTTGCTATACTGGTGGATTTTCTGTTCATTGTGCTATTAAAGGGGCAGAGGTTGTAGGAGTAGATTTATCTAAAAAGGCGTTAAAAGTAGCGGAGGAAAATATGGAATTAAATAATATTCCAAAAGATAGATATGAATTTATAGAAGGAAATGCATTTAAAGTTATGGAAGAGTTTATAGAGGATGGAGAGAAATTTGATATAGTAATTTTAGACCCTCCTGCATTTGCTCAATCAAAAAAATCTTTGAAGGATGCTATTAGGGGCTATCATATGTTAAATAGATTTGGAGCTAAATTGGCTGATAGATTGTTAGTAACTTGTTCTTGCTCTCAACCATTAGAGCCAGATGCATTTAAAGCGTTAGTTATAGATGCATGTCTAAAAGCAAAAAAATGGGCCAAAATCATTAAATATGGCTCACAAAGTCCAGATCATCCAATAACTTCTAAGGGAACAGAATACTTAAAGTGTCTATTTTTAAGTTTAGAAAAAATTTAATTTTATTTTTGGTGAAAATATGAGATATGTTGCCTATAAAATTTATCCAGAAGAATTCTTAAAAAATGAAGTTGTTGAAAATTCTTTAATTATAGAGGGTAGAAAGGTTAGAAGAGTAAGAATTTTAGGAAAAGTGGAAAATATAAATGTTGGAGAAATTTTATCTTTTTATGTTGATGGAGTAAATGTTAAGTATTTTGAAGATAAACCAGTTTATATCAAAGAGGGAGATATTGTTGATGTAATTGGAAGACCAAGAACATTCAATGGAGATAAATATTTAATGGCTGAAATTATTAGAGTTAGAGATGAAAAATGGGTAAAACTTAGAGATTTAGAAATAAAAAAGACAAGAAAATATTTATTAGAAAATGCTGAATTGGCAGATGAGGAAACTGAAGAGGAAGAATTTGAAGAAGATATAGAAATTGAAAATTTAGATCCAGAAGTTATAAAAGAAAAAATATTATCCATTATTGAAAAATTTGGAGAAATTACATTTGAAGAACTCTCTGGTATGGTTAGACTCTCAGAGGAAGAGTTAGAAAAGTATTTATCTGAATTAATAGAATCTGGAGACATCCTTGAGCCCATACCTGGAGTTTATAAAATACAGTAATTTGGAGGTGGAAAATTGCTATTAGAAGAAACTTTAAAATCCTGTCCTATTGTAAAAAGAGGAAATTATCATTATTTTATTCACCCAATAACTGATGGGGTTCCAATTGTAGAGCCAAAGTTATTGAGAGAAGTAGCAATAAGAATAATCAAAATTGGAAACTTTGAGGATGTTGATAAAATAGTAACTGCCGAGGCTA from Methanocaldococcus lauensis encodes the following:
- the topA gene encoding DNA topoisomerase I, giving the protein MCILIICEKPSVAKKIANALGKPKKKTIYNVPYYELERNGKKIIVASAVGHLFTLVEKNNTKFGHYPVFDVKWEPASAEKGKKYVDNYIKALKKLSKEADEIYIATDWDIEGELIGYHALKYCCSKTKAKRMRFSSLTKNEIIKAFENPDEIDYGLVDAGESRHIIDWYYGINLSRALMNAIKAVNRWKTMSVGRVQGPALAFLTERELEIKKFVPKPYWVIEALLKDNLKAIHEKEKFWDEKEAKNVYEKVKNEKFGKVVEIKRTVRKIKPLPPFDLGTLQREAYNYFKFSPKETQEIAQSLYEKGLCLHPDTLILLPDGVKKIKDLDDEGNILCLNKDLKLTKSKYKLLKRTVKEKLIKITLNDGTELIATKEHPILVYRDKLIFVPSGELKENEQVVTLNYGEVYIQKIKKIEEIDYEGEVYDLTVEKYHNFIANGVVVHNCSYPRTSSQKLPKDKNYLENILNTLKNHPIYGKWVKEILTKGDLKPVEGKKEDPAHPAIHVVDIPKDEELSEKEKKIYDLIARRTLSAFWDNAEREYLNIKININGEIFKLSGSRTLKEGWHEIYYFPKFDECELPKLNKGDLIPIQKITITKKETQPPKRYTVASIIKELEKRKLGTKATRAEIVEKLIKRGYVIDDGSLKVTDLGISVVETLKKFCPEIIDEKMTRDLEEKLEKIQFRKIKKDEVLDEAEQKLRKILEEFKKKEKDVGMFLIKKLDSNNSSNTEKNKNESKKVVGKCPMCGGDLILKKGRYGEFYGCSNYPKCKYTESINKEVIKKCPKCGGELIIREGKYGKFLGCSNYPKCKYTEKLNKKVDKT
- a CDS encoding class I SAM-dependent rRNA methyltransferase, whose amino-acid sequence is MIPKLYVDFGGYSAIEKGNLIIPRENILNKEDFDKIEIGEVVDIYSKRGKFLGRGFKNPREVRIMTLKKENLDENYIREKIIKANEYRVNFLGFKDTYRMVYTQSDWLNGLVIDKYNDIATVQIFNYGIEKMKDVIVETLLDLGIDSIYEKSSGRNRKRAGLPEVEGILVGKKTETIIKEGDAKFKVTFDGQKTGFFLDQRENRLAIEKFIKEGDRVLDVCCYTGGFSVHCAIKGAEVVGVDLSKKALKVAEENMELNNIPKDRYEFIEGNAFKVMEEFIEDGEKFDIVILDPPAFAQSKKSLKDAIRGYHMLNRFGAKLADRLLVTCSCSQPLEPDAFKALVIDACLKAKKWAKIIKYGSQSPDHPITSKGTEYLKCLFLSLEKI
- a CDS encoding PCI domain-containing protein translates to MRYVAYKIYPEEFLKNEVVENSLIIEGRKVRRVRILGKVENINVGEILSFYVDGVNVKYFEDKPVYIKEGDIVDVIGRPRTFNGDKYLMAEIIRVRDEKWVKLRDLEIKKTRKYLLENAELADEETEEEEFEEDIEIENLDPEVIKEKILSIIEKFGEITFEELSGMVRLSEEELEKYLSELIESGDILEPIPGVYKIQ